In the Ficedula albicollis isolate OC2 chromosome 22, FicAlb1.5, whole genome shotgun sequence genome, one interval contains:
- the LOC101816090 gene encoding coiled-coil domain-containing protein 81-like produces MAANSGVSRVQMDFWGGMESGFMRNSITPTERKTVWDAVAGYIQQQLTLHKGIRIPTLGSFDVAHTETLVGNKTVSLQRPVFHLARNLGEVQNLENKDDLAGDKQLEPLKYAKVAMEASVSRRKVESCILGTTSLLHHCLEKGMSVAFVLKDVGVLLIKGSTVQMRFYLDFLKKVIGETIQDRATVKALQQLDMVVSRDVPITSLSFSGRVIVFPNFEQKLLTTLLSRNHLRDFGFVPGEDKRDLTGLPSIRRGMEGTHPGLPVPAHQGSTAKTGEQPRDEEVMEMRQSSGVRKLPVMPGAAAGKKQPVTSDQAKGKLVPKGQELKQSDKETAATERGRGGREERKDSLSRDGEKKAALSSSLPVLKKREVVSRGPWPWVE; encoded by the exons ATGGCTGCCAACAGTGGTGTGAGCAGAGTCCAGATGGATTTCTGGGGTGGGATGGAGTCTGGATTCATGAGGAACAGCATCACCCCCACAG agagaaaaactgTCTGGGATGCAGTGGCTGGCTACATCCAACAGCAGCTGACGCTGCACAAG GGGATCCGAATTCCCACCCTTGGGTCCTTTGATGTGGCCCACACAGAGACTCTCGTGGGGAACAAGACTGTGAGCCTGCAGAGGCCGGTGTTCCACCTGGCCAGGAACCTTGGAGAAGTCCAGAACCTGGAAAATAAGGATGATCTGGCTG GGGATAAGCAGCTGGAGCCTCTGAAATATGCCAAGGTGGCCATGGAGGCCTCTGTGTCCCGGAGGAAAGTGGAGTCCTGCATCCTTGGCACAACGTCCCTGCTGCACCACTGCCTGGAGAAGGGCATGAGCGTTGCCTTTGTCCTGAAGGACGTGGGTGTGCTCCTCATCAAAGGCAGCACGGTGCAAATGAGATTCTACCTGGACTTCCTGAAGAAAGTGATTGGGGAGACGATCCAGGACAGGGCTACAGTCAAG gctctccagcagctggacatgGTGGTGTCCCGGGACGTGCCCATCACCTCCCTGAGCTTCTCTGGCCGTGTCATCGTCTTCCCCAA CTTTGAACAGAAGCTTCTGACCACATTACTGTCCAGGAATCATCTCAGGGACTTTGGCTTTGTTCCTGGGGAGGACAAGAGGGACTTAACAGGTTTGCCATCCATCAGGCGAGGCATGGAAG GGACACATCCTGGCCTGCCCGTGCCTGCTCACCAGGGTTCCACTGCCAAGACaggagagcagcccagggatgaggaggtgatggagatgaggcagagctctggggtcAG GAAGCTGCCAGTgatgccaggggctgctgctggaaaaaagcAGCCAGTGACCAGTGACCAAGCCAAGGGCAAACTTGTGCCCAAGGGCCAAGAGCTGAAGCAAAGCGACAAAGAGACAGCAGCAACggagaggggcagaggaggaagagaagaaagaaaagattctCTCTCTCgagatggagaaaagaaa gcCGCCCTGTCCTCGTCACTGCCCGTGCTGAAGAAGAGAGAAGTGGTCTCCAGGGGCCCCTGGCCCTGGGTGGAGTGA